CCGGCATGGTCATGTGCATGACGCCGCTGGAGGCGGCGACGTACTCGAAGATGCCGGGGTGCCGCGCCGCGTACGCCATGGCGCCGCTCGCGCCGGAGGAGATGCCCATCGCGGCGCGCGTCGTGCCGGCGTGGAAGTTGCGTTCCATGAGCTGGACGACCTCGGTGGTGTGGAACGTCTCCCACATCGGCGGGCCGCCCTCGCCGTCGTTGTACCAGTCGGTGTAGGCGCCGTTGGCGGCCTCGGGCATGACGACCATGACGTCGTGGGACGCGGCGTACCGTTCGATGTCGGTGCTGCGCGTCCACGAGACGTAGTTGTCGCGGCCGCCGTGGTAGGCGTACACGACGGGCCAGGCGCGGTCGGCGTCCGGCGTCCAGCCGGCCGGGACGATGACGCGTGTCTTGACCTGTTCGGGCAGGCCGGGGGCGTCGATGGTGACGTCGAAGGTGCGGTCGTCCAGCCAGGTCTGGTCGGTGATGCGGGCGCCGGTGTCGGCGGGGGCGAAGGTCTGGGCGGTCGCGGGGACGGGCGACAGGACGTGCATGACGGTCAGCAGTGCGACGATCGCCAGTCGTCGGCGCGCGTGCGCGCGCGTGGGGAGGCTCATGCGGAGGAAGCTAGGGTCGGCCGCGGGCGGTGGGACCTCACGTGGGCAACGAATGTCGCGGCGCCGATTGCGCGCCGGGTGCGTGGACCTCAGTCGGCGGCGAGGGTCTCGAGGACCTGTTCGCCGTACTTCGCCAGCTTGTTCTCGCCGACGCCGCTCACGCCGCCCAGTTCGGCGAGGGTCGTGGGGCGGGCGGTCGCGATCTCGCGGAGCGTGGCGTCGTGGAAGATCACGTACGCCGGGACGCCCTGTTCCTTCGCCGTCGCGGCGCGCCAGGCGCGCAGGCGCTCGAACAGCGGGGCGGCCTCGGCGGGCAGCTCGACGGGGGCCTTGCGGTCCTTCGCGGTCTTCGCGGCTTTCGCGGTGGCACGTTCGGGTTCGCGGCGCATCATCACCTGGCGTCCCCCGCGCAGCACCTCGGCGCTCGTGTCGGTGAGGACGAGCGAGCCGTAGTTGCTCTCGACGGCGATCAGCCCCTGGGCGAGGAGCTGCCGGACGACGCCGCGCCATTCGACGTCGCGCAGTTCGGTGCCGATGCCGAACGTCTTCAGCGAGTCGTGGTCGAACTGGATGATCTTCGCGTTCTTCTTGCCGAGCAGGATGTCGATGATGTGCCCGGCGCCGAACTTCTGCCGGCGCTCGCGGTCGAGGCGCACGACGGTCGAGAGCACTTTCTGCGCGGGGACGGTCGCGTCCCACGTCTCGGGCGGGGTGATGCAGGTGTCGCAGTTGCCGCAGGGTTCGGCGGGCTGCCCGAAGTAGTTCAGCAACTGGACGCGGCGGCACTCGGGCGTTTCGCAGAGTGCGAGCATCGCGTCGAGGTGAGTGCTCTGCCGGCGGCGGAACGCGGCGTCGCCCT
The nucleotide sequence above comes from Actinomadura algeriensis. Encoded proteins:
- a CDS encoding alpha/beta hydrolase, producing the protein MSLPTRAHARRRLAIVALLTVMHVLSPVPATAQTFAPADTGARITDQTWLDDRTFDVTIDAPGLPEQVKTRVIVPAGWTPDADRAWPVVYAYHGGRDNYVSWTRSTDIERYAASHDVMVVMPEAANGAYTDWYNDGEGGPPMWETFHTTEVVQLMERNFHAGTTRAAMGISSGASGAMAYAARHPGIFEYVAASSGVMHMTMPGIPTMLVLTQALYTETEDATDVWGVPGIDAENWLAHDPWVLARNLRGVGLFVSSGTTGLPGPHDRPAPGEEESVQVHEVTCGRTTESFLRRLDALDIPVTSHVYEDGWHNWEAWRPEMDRYWEPMMAAIGA